The following proteins are co-located in the Eubalaena glacialis isolate mEubGla1 chromosome 14, mEubGla1.1.hap2.+ XY, whole genome shotgun sequence genome:
- the LOC133104803 gene encoding GA-binding protein alpha chain-like has protein sequence MTKREAEELIEIEIDGTEKPECTEESIVEQTYTPAECVSQAIDINEPIGNLKKLLEPRLQCSLDAHEICLQDIQLDPERSLFDQGVKTDGPVQLISYQGIEPKLNILEIVKPAETVEVVIDPDAHHAEAEAHLIEEAQVITLDGTKHITTISDETSEQVTRWAAVLEGYRKEQERLGIPYDPIQWSTDQVLHWMVWVMKEFSMTDIDLTTLNISGRELCSLNQEDFFQQVPRGEILWSHLELLRKYVLASQEQQMNEVVTIDQPVQIIPASVQSATPTAIKAINSSAKAAEVQRAPRISGEDRSSPGNRTGNNGQIRLWQFLLELLTDKDARDCISWVGDEGEFKLNQPELVAQKWGQRKNKPTTNYEKLSRALRYYYDGDMICKVQGKRFVYKFVCDLKTLIGYNAAELNRLVTECEQKKLAKMQLHGIAQPVTTVALATASLQTEKDN, from the coding sequence ATGACgaaaagagaagcagaggagCTGATAGAAATTGAGATTGATGGAACAGAGAAACCAGAGTGCACAGAAGAAAGCATTGTTGAACAAACCTACACTCCAGCTGAATGTGTAAGCCAGGCCATAGACATCAATGAGCCAATAGGCAATTTAAAGAAACTACTAGAACCAAGACTGCAGTGTTCTTTGGATGCTCATGAAATTTGCCTGCAAGATATACAGCTGGATCCAGAACGAAGTTTATTTGACCAAGGAGTAAAGACAGATGGACCTGTACAGCTAATTTCTTACCAAGGAATTGAACCAAAGCTAAACATCCTGGAAATTGTTAAACCTGCGGAAACAGTTGAAGTAGTTATTGATCCAGATGCCCACCATGCCGAAGCAGAAGCACATCTTATTGAGGAAGCTCAAGTGATAACTCTTGATGGCACAAAACACATTACAACCATTTCAGATGAAACCTCAGAACAAGTGACGAGATGGGCTGCTGTCCTGGAAGGTTATAGGAAAGAGCAAGAACGTCTTGGGATACCCTATGATCCCATACAGTGGTCCACAGACCAAGTCCTGCATTGGATGGTTTGGGTAATGAAGGAATTCAGCATGACTGATATAGACCTCACTACGCTGAATATTTCCGGAAGAGAACTCTGTAGTCTCAACCAAGAAGATTTTTTTCAGCAGGTTCCTCGGGGAGAAATTCTCTGGAGTCATCTGGAACTTCTTCGAAAATATGTGTTGGCAAGCCAAGAACAACAGATGAATGAGGTAGTTACAATTGATCAACCTGTGCAAATTATTCCCGCATCAGTGCAGTCTGCTACACCAACAGCCATTAAAGCTATAAATAGTAGTGCAAAGGCAGCTGAAGTACAAAGAGCTCCAAGGATTTCAGGAGAAGATAGAAGTTCACCTGGGAACAGAACAGGAAACAACGGCCAAATCCGACTGTGGCAGTTTTTGCTAGAACTTCTTACTGACAAGGATGCTCGAGACTGCATTTCTTGGGTTGGTGATGAAGGAGAATTTAAGCTAAATCAGCCCGAACTGGTTGCACAAAAATGGGGACAACGTAAAAATAAACCTACAACGAACTATGAGAAACTTAGTCGTGCATTAAGGTATTATTATGATGGGGACATGATTTGTAAAGTTCAAGGCAAGAGATTTGTATACAAGTTTGTCTGTGACTTGAAGACTCTTATTGGATACAATGCAGCAGAGTTGAACCGTTTGGTCACAGAATGTGAACAGAAGAAACTTGCAAAGATGCAACTCCATGGAATTGCCCAGCCAGTCACAACAGTAGCCCTGGCTACTGCGTCTCTGCAAACAGAAAAGGATAATTGA